In Acomys russatus chromosome 13, mAcoRus1.1, whole genome shotgun sequence, the genomic stretch TATGGCCTCCCCAGGGCATGAACAGAAGAAAACCAGTAACACACACATCTCTAAAAAGAGGGGGGTGGAGCCTGTGGCAAGCACCTCAGTTGGAGAATGGCAGACGTAAGCAGTGTACTTGCACCATTAACATGGCACGGCTTAGGAGACACAGGGCATGTTTCCCGGTGGGTTTTAGTTTTCCTGTCCATTCTGTAAAGGCTAGAGAAGGAAGGCTGCAAAGGCCTCTTTTGCAGATCGAGTTGAACTTCAGAGAGGTTCAACAGCCTGTACAAGGTCATTCGGCAGCGATAAGTAACAAAGTCTGACCTTTCAACTTCAAACCAAGCACAGGCCCTATTGTTTATTACATAGTCCGCTATGCAAACCCAGAAGTTACAAGGAACTAAAATGTTACGGCTCCACCCCAACTCCCATCACACCTGCACAGTTCAACAACCCCTGGGGAGCTGAGCTGGGCCCCATCATGGCCAGATCTTTTCTTTACCTATTGACTCTGAGGAGGTGAACTCCTGACACATCCCCCCTGGATTTCCAACGctctagagcagtgcttctccacctccctaatgctgagatGCTTTAGcgcagttcctcatattgtggtgacccggAGCCATAAAAATCATTCCGTCGCTACtttgtaattgtaattttgctgctcTATGATTCATAACGTAAATATTTGCTATACAGGGTACCTGATGATGCAAACCTTgcagggtcatgacccacagcttAAGATAGGTTAGGGGGGGGTCTTCTATGCAGGAATGGAGCAGTAACAGTTATGTATCAAAATCCTTTCCAGAGCTCATAAAGCGAATCTTTTGCTCAAAGGTTCACCCCCTCATCAACAGAGGGAGCAGCAAGAAGGCAATAAATAGGCTACAGTGAAAAGGGATTCCTTCCCACTTATCAGGACGGGCTgcatatttttcttgttgttgttcctttAACCTATATTTGCCCATTCCAATCTTTAAATTCCCCTTTGGGCTTATCTCCAAGCCGTCCTTTTCCTCAAAAGATTAAAGATTTAAATACAACTGGTGAACAGTATATATAATCTTCAAAGAGCACTTTAGACATCATAAACAATATTTTAGCAGGCActaatttctttttcccttaCCACACCTGTCCTCATAAAGCGTTTATGagtgaagcagaaaaagaaaatattctagtCCTGATAAAAGAGTGAAGAAGCCAGAAATGAAACTGCAGACTGGCTTACTCAGGCCCACTCGCCTAGACACCCAAAATGGTGGAGAAGTCAGTACCGCCTCCGacacattccccacccccacccccagccccagtgcAAGCCCATGAACCCCCTCTTACCGGTGGCACACAGAGCGATGAAGGTCTGAGCATGCTTTCGGATCAGGGACAGCTTCTCCTTCTGCTGGGGTAGTTTGCGCAGGATGTGTTCAATGAAGTCATGAGGGGTGACTGCAGCCAGGTTCCACCTCAGCTTACCCAACACCACTAGTTCCCACTCCTgggaagggcagaggaagagggcagagcACTAAGAATCCATAGCCTGACCCCAGGGCTGGGTTCCAGCTTTAATGATGCTCATTAAGGCTCAGCTGCAGGGTCCTGATCACAAGGGAGCCTCGTTTGTCACTGTGCCCCTCAGGGTCCACTGAAAATAATGAGAGCCCAGGTAGCTACTGCCAAGACGGGACTTTCTTCCACTTTTCTAGCCCCTCACACCCAACCCTGACTTCCACAAAATGCTGCTGCCTTCCCAGCCACAAAGTTATGGCTATAGTAAGACCCAACCAAGGTCATCGTGCTTCTATGTTAAGAATTTATTGAATATGCCTCTATCATAAGCCTATTCTGCACTGAGAAAAAAAGTGATACTTGCAGATGTGGAACAAAATAAGCTTCCTTGGCCCAACTCCTTGGCAACCAATTAGCTGGCCTTTACTTGTGGGAGAAAGTATCATTTTTCTCTCTGCCGCCAACACGTTCCCCTTTGACACACCATGCATAAGCCTTGGGATGTGACACTTAGCCTTTTCCCCTatgtcttcactggtctttgtcTTCATAACTAAAGGGTGGTCACTTGCAACCACATTTTGCAGATAGTGATTTGAGGCAAGGTGGAGGTGCTTAAACAGGGTCCTAGAAGTCTTCGGCACATGCACTGGGACTGCCACCTACTCTTTCATGGCCGTCTATAGCAGCCCCACTAGTAGATGACCTTGTGTCCCTCCTCTTATGAAATAAATATGGGAAATTATGTTCAAATGACCCGGActgcataaaataaaaccttaataATATGGGTACCTTGGAGTACATGTCTGGGACTATACCTCTCTGAGGCTAAAAAGTTTGGGGCTAGCTTAAATGATGTTAAGACCCcagggttctgtttgtttgtttgtattgttttggatttttttctgggggggggAGTGCATTCAAAAGGAAACTATCCCAGCCAAGCAGTCTTCTTCAGGAGTTCAAGAGGCAGATACCGTGACTTAGCTCCTGGAGCTCCTTTCACAAcccttccaggcccttctggatggGAGGTGGAAAGCTTATGTGCTTTCTTTGGAAAGTTGAATTTGCTTTGCTGGTCCTGGCAAAATTAGGGTGTCTTGAAAAACACCTCAAATCCTCCAGAATACCAGCCACATGGAAGAATCTTTCGtgtgttttgagaaaaataagctctaattctaatctttttttttcctaattcacCAGCTTTCAAGTCTACCCTAGCTTTTTGGGGAAAGTCAGGATAAAAACCCTCTTAACTACGCAAAACCCAGAGATGGCTTGAGCcccaacccttccttcctccagggcGATGTGAGCACAGAATCGTCCTCTGGCACCATTATAAGAAGACGCAGGTCTTTCAGAAGAAAGCACCTTTAGGGGCCTCTTCAGACCAAACCAGAAGCAGCTGAAATCTGGCGGTGGTTCAAAGGTGAAGTCATTCATGCCCCTCTTTGCattctctgcagcacccccctcCCAGCCTTGCACATGTCTGCCActaggtggcagcacaggcccaGAAAGTCCAGCTCCTCACAAAGGGCTCAGTTCAAGAAGGCAGTTTTAGGCCTGGAGAGTATGTAGACCCAGGCTATGGCAGCAAGGGGGAGGGAGTGGGTAGACAGACGGGGTGGTCCTCTTCCACCAGTGAAAGAGAAAGGTGTGAAAACCAGTGAGGGTGGGCCCCAGAAGCTCCAAAAGAGAGCTGCAGAACCTTGGCTGTGTGGCTACAAGGGCCTTTTAAAGCAGAAAACCTGAGCCAAGAtaggacccccccaccccccgaaacTGTATTCAGGTCATGGTCCCTTTTGGAGCTAAGAACTTATGCCTCAGATGCCACCAATAGAAAGCCAGGTGTTGACTTTGCATAATAGTTGATACATCCATACTTAGTGATCagctactgtgtgtgtgggtattGTGAACCTTTATTGATCTGTAAGACATTACCTGTGACACCTCCAGGCTCTTAGAAGACACAACACAACTAGCATGTGAGAAATGACCTGGATCTTAATTAAAACATCATTAACTAAAATATTctacatgcccccccccccacacacacatacatactcactctCTCACACTCAACTGACTCTCATCCTCACAGATTTCCGTGAAGTATTGAGAGCTTTGCTCACTCCCTGGCATGGGAAAAAATAGCTCTCCTACTAAAAGAGACCGATCTAGTTAGTGTGAAGGCCCCCGGTGGTTTGGGGGGGGCAGTTCTGAACCCTAAGCTTGATCAGGGGTGGGATGGGAGAGGACAGAGTCAGGAGCAGGGAGGGCAGCATTACCAGCAGCTCCTGGGGCTTCACGGAGTTGTCCGTGTAAATACACAGCTTTTCAGCCGTCAGAGGGATGGTCTCTTTGAGCTTGGAGGCTAGGAACATGCACACTGCACCCAGGAGCTGTAGATGGGTCTTAGGAGTCGGGACTCCCGCCAGGAAACGGTCCAGGTAATTCATGGCCAAAGGAAACACTTCCTCTTCACACTTCTGTTCCTCACAGACCTACAACCAGAGTGGGATAGGGTCCGAGAgaacagtgggggaaaaaaaatagtatcaGAAACAGAGGGAAAGAATGTATAAGCATAACCCCgtagcaacaaaaaaaatttttattttattttttgtaggagggggagggggagcggagTAGAAAGTATAAGAATAGAAGTGAGAACAGTGGGGTAAATCCGACCGGCCATTGGGATTCAGATATTCCTGCGGAAGCTGAAAAAGACGATGAACTataaagccccccacccccagcccaaggcaaagcccagagcagcagccgcCCGCCGCTCCCTCTGGCTCCACACTTCTCCGGCACTCTAACTCGCTCTCTTTTTTGGATTTCGTCATCTTttcaaaaaatcaataaaaatattctggAAGCTCCGAGAGTCTACTTCTTGGTCTCATTCGGATCCTCAGACCCTATTCTATCATTCCCgacaattgaaaaaaatgtgCAGGGTGGTCTCGGCGGCCCACGGCCCGctgttgggggggtgggtggagaagagagggggagggaagaggaggaagcccGCCTCAGTCAGCCGCAGCCAGAGCTAGAGCCGGGGGACCGcttcaaaaaaaattattaaaaaatcgAGCAAAAAGCCTAGAAACTCCCTTTGGGCCTGAAAACCCCAGAGAGGCTCCCGGCTCCCCGGAGTAGAGGTTTCGGGTGTCTGTAAGGTCAGTATCTCCACTTCAGGGGCTCTGGATCCTGGTGGGGAAACTTGCGGAGTGTCCAGCTGCGGCCCACAAGGGCAGTAGCTAGAAAGGCTGTGCCCAGCTTGGGGGCTGGGTGAGACGGAATCCGGGACCCCCTCCCCTTTCAACGAGGCACGCGGGACTCTGACCTCTCATTTGGGGGCGCCCCCTAACCCGCTCTACACACACCTCCTCCCCAGCTTCCTACCCCACCCAAATCTGCGCGCTTTAGAAGCAGCCAAACTGTAAGTAACCTTGGTGAACAGGAGGGCCGGGAGAGAGGGCAAGATCAGAAAGAGGGTGGCCACGATCATGGGGTGCTTGGAGGGACTCGGCGTATGTTCCCAGTCCTTGTAATTGGAGTTTGCAAAGCAACATGGCGAAACCATGGCAGGTCCAGAGCTGTGCATACGTGGGCACCCTGCTCGGCAAAGATTGCAAGCAGGACTAAAGCAGCGGTTCTTTGAGATTCTCCTAAAACGCACGTTTTTTCAGTGACTTCCGGGACTCTCCTGAATTCCCTGTTTCTCACCCCCTCCCCTTCCGAAGTGCCAACGCGGAGTCCGGACCACACGCAAGACCTAAGGCTACAAGGTTTACCCCAGCCTTGGGAGGGAATGTCTTTAACTGTTGGTACGGATTTTCAGGTCCCCAGGTCAGAACGGGCTTGGGAAGACAAGGAAGCCTCAGGCAGGCACACGCGCTGGGGAtgccattccccccacccccttccccgaCATCTTCGCCTCACCCACGTTTTCCTCCCTTAATCTAGCAAGGGACAGAATCGCGTCTCGCTCAAGGGTGCCGGGGCCACCTCGCACAAGGGTAGTGCTCTAGCAGTTTTAGGGTCCCTGTGTGATGGGGGTAGGGATGGAGCGGGtgcccccccaccgccccccgaGAACGTTGCTCGCACACCTACCTCTAGCATCCAGGTGGCCACCATCCTGCGCATGTACGGCTGGATGTCCTTCTGCACGCATTTGAAATAGGAGCATTGCGGGAGGTAGCGCTCCTCAATGGTCAACAGGTTCTGCAGGACACGGTCTTCTAGCAGGTTGCGGTCTGGCACGGCCCTGCGGACTGGGTCCACCTCGCAGCACAGAAGCTCCATGGCCAGCCGGAGACCACTCGGTCCCGActgtaaaagttttatttatgttttctttattttggaggGGGGCTCCCCTTACTTCCTTCTTTTGGCTAAACTGGAGATTTGGGCGAGGAAAGAAATGGCAAAGAGAGGAGTGGAAGGTGGGCGAGCAGAGAGCCTCAAGGGCTGCCTGACTCGCACCGGTCCTTCCCTCCGAACTGCTACGCTCTCCTCAGCTCGCTTTCCTCTCTCTGAGGCAGTGACGCAAGCTGGCAGGGCAGTTagatctcctccccctctccggttcctcctcccctttcttcccttcccctggcgtcccccctccctcctttcaatctctccctccctctttcccttccctcccccccccgccctcttGTTATTAAGGAGCACAGCAGCTGGCCCAACCAAACTTCAAACACGATCCCCCGTTCCCCCGCCACACACCCCCTCTCCCTACTTCTCCGAGGCCCTCTGCCTCAATCCAGCCCCGCATGCTAGGGGCCCCGATAGGGGAACCCACAAAAACCCACCGATTCCTATTGATTTCGCTATCCTTTCTTACGTTCTGTGGGCATACCATGAagggagtgtggggggggggtgcctctTTCAGAGGCTTGCAATGTGATCGGGAATACTGCCCACTATTCAAGATCCAGCAGTAGAAGGCAGATTGATCGAACGTGTGGATGAGCTCAGACAACTTAGAAGTAGATCCCCTAAATGAAGAATAAGGGAAGGCTGCTTTGAGAACACTGCACCCTCGCATACCCAGGAATAAAGATTATGCCCCTGAACCTGAGGCTCCTGAGAAACCGTTTAAGCTGTTTCCCGGCTCTGAGCCACGTctgtggagaggaagaggaggaaggagtggaTGCTGGGAGGGGGCTGCTTCTCCGGTCTGGAAGAATATGACCCTTGTGCAGAAACCCTCGTGTTCTTGGGGACGCCATTGGGCGGCGCGGCAGGCTGCTCAGGTCTACCGCAGGCCGGGGGCAGGGCTAGCAGCGGTTCCTCCGCGGCCCTCGGCCACGCAGGAAAAAGCCGCTTCCTCGCCCTGCATCTGCTGACAAGCCGCCCTAGGTGTCTGCACAGAGCGTGGCCACACTGATACAGCTTTCTAGGAAATGGATGAGGAGGGgccagggagggggagagggagggcttAGGTTTGGCTTTCCCTGCGCCAGCGAGGGCACCCTTCCTTTCCCCGGAGGCTTCTGGGTCCTGCACCTCTCAATCCCCGACCCCGCAGGGGCTCGCGCCTCATTCTTTAGCCAGGACCTTGGGTCGGCCCTGACAAGTGCTCTAACGCGTCCTGTGGTCAAAGCTGTTTGTAGAGGGGCACCGTGACGTTTCTtcacctccttcttcctcccaccctGCCTTTCAGTTTATTCCACTTGGGGAGAAAGGGGCGAGGACCCAGCGGCCCCCCCCCGGGTGGCCACGCTGGCACGTGCATATAGTATGGCGTGGGTCGCGGCTCTCTGGACTCACCGAGGACCACTGAGTCCCTCCTTCCCTGAGAACCGGAACCCTAGCAGGGGAGCCTAGGGCTAGCGGAGGCTAGAGGGCTGGCAGGCTGGGGGAGCTGCACCCGTGGGCTCCCTGAAAGGCCGGGAAAGGGAGGTGAAAGGGAGAAcgcgggaggggaggggagcaataAAGCCGAGGTGCAAGAGATTAACTCCGGCCTTGGGCCAGCCTCTTTAAACGAGGGTGGGGCGGAAGGAGTgggcggggggaaggggggatATCACTTTAAAAGGGTGAGTAAGAGTTTGGGGCGCCGTCTCCCCTCCCTCTATTTGCATAGCCAATAGCTCTGGGGCTCATGCTACTGCGCGCTGATTGTTACCGGgcagattactttttttttttttttttttttaaagtaggacgCCTTCCGCGCTACATCAAAAGGAAGCCCTGGGAGGGCGGAGGAAGACGGGGACCCCGGCGGCCTAGAGCCTCTGAGGGGCCCTGGCTCCTCGAACCTTATCAATGGCAGCGGGAATTAGTATCCAATCTACTGCATgtaaagaaaggggagggaaggggcggGCCAGGAAAAGGTTTAATTGCAATGGAAGCCATTAGCTTtcgggaaggggggggggggatcattgAAAAAGCCAAGTTGCAAACTTAAAGTGCAACAGCCCCGCGCCCAAGATGACACTTGGCTAATGTACCGGCCATCACCTGTTGATTTTAATCAAGATGGGCTTCCCGAATAGAGGTTTTGGTGTCTTCCTGGGTAGATATGTGAATTTACGTTTTAAGACCTCATAAAGCAATGACTTAAAATTTCCCCTGGGCCACCTCCGAGGAGCGGATCTGACACCGCTCCTGGACCAGGAAGCAAAGCACGGGGTTTCAGTGGTGTATTGAGGTGTCCATTCACCCCAACAGAGAAGCTTGGAGGACATCTGGCCTTTTCACACCACTTGAAGGATAGCCATGCAGGGTCTCCTCTGCAGCTCCAGTGAAGACAGCATCCAGAgctcgggcgggggggggggtcggagAAGAGGCGGGTGGTCGTCGTCGGGGCTAGCCCACCCGGAAGACAAAGTCTGGGTGGTAGGTCCTCTTGTCCCCAGAGCCAGCGGAGGGCCCCTCgtctcttccctcctccattcTTGGCTTTGCAGTGAAATTCCAACGGGGAGGGCAtcctgggggtgggagaggtggcCTGTGGCTTGCAGGGCCgcggaggaggggagaaggagagggtcGCGGGACGGGGGTCCTTATATCTGGAGACTAGAAAGTTAGAGTGCTTCCAGCGTGAGAGGCTCTCTGCTTCAGCACCCCCAttcacctcctcctccaactACTGTGGGTTCCCAAAGGTGAACCTCCCGCCGAATCTGTCCCCAGCACGTGGGGGTGCGGCGTGAGAGGGTGCGGAGGTTGGCAGCCTGTTCCTGAGAGGTTGAGACTGGAAATTGCGTTCTCTCATTAGATCGCCACTCGGACCACGTGTTAaaacttacttactttctttctttctttctttctttctttctttctttctttctttctttctctctttctctcttctttttaataaaaagtgcTCCGACTATACTGGAAAGCGCATACCGCCTTAGGTGCAAATGTAGTTATTTTCCTGAATGTGGACTTGGGTGTGTAGAAGCTCCAGCGTGCACTtctttggggcgggggtggggggcaagaaTAAGAGAACCCGTCCCTTTTTAACCCCTGGAGGTGGAAAGATACTTTACTGGGTAAGGTCGATGATAAACTTGAGCCAAACGTGAGTTTTACTGGACTTGTACTCCCTCCAGGACatgtccccctccctcaccctccctctaGCGTCTAGCAGTTTCGGTTGGAAAGTGTACAAAGCCTGTAGGTGTAAGGTGCAGTTGGGTGTTTATGGGCATATTTCTGCAGGAACCTGCCACCTAGGCACACATTCTTAACAAGCTCACCTGGCGGATGCCAGCCAGCCAGGTGATCCTGCGGTCGCCGCAACCTGGGGAGCCGCTGGTTCGAATCCTGTCACCTCGGAGAAAGGACATCCTTGTCCAGGAATAGGGGGTCACCGCCTCCTCCCAAGTTCTCCCTAAGAGTAGAGCTGTGTTTGTGTTATTTCATGAACAAAAGGATGGTCAGGCAACCAGTCCTCCAAAACTCGATGATTGCTTAATATCGAGCTAAGTGAGAAAAGGCGCAGTAGGAgtgggaaagaaattaaaaaccaggTTTAAAAGGTGagaaggggagaatggggaacagCTGTGATATGAAGCCCGGAAGAAGGGTGCAAGGAACCAGAACTGGAGGCTCCTACACCGGGTTCCATCGGCCCAAGTGCCAAAGAGCGTCCAGGATACTCCCCGACAGC encodes the following:
- the Ccnd2 gene encoding G1/S-specific cyclin-D2; this translates as MELLCCEVDPVRRAVPDRNLLEDRVLQNLLTIEERYLPQCSYFKCVQKDIQPYMRRMVATWMLEVCEEQKCEEEVFPLAMNYLDRFLAGVPTPKTHLQLLGAVCMFLASKLKETIPLTAEKLCIYTDNSVKPQELLEWELVVLGKLRWNLAAVTPHDFIEHILRKLPQQKEKLSLIRKHAQTFIALCATDFKFAMYPPSMIATGSVGAAICGLQQDEEVNTLTCDAVTELLAKITHTDVDCLRACQEQIEAVLLNSLQQFRQEQHNGSKSVEDLDQATTPTDVRDVDL